A DNA window from Microcystis aeruginosa NIES-843 contains the following coding sequences:
- a CDS encoding ribulose bisphosphate carboxylase small subunit, which translates to MKTLPKEKRYETLSYLPPLTDQQIAKQIQYMIDQGYIPAVEFEKDPKPADYHWTMWKLPLFSVSGPQEVLNEVRECRTEYSDCYIRVIAFDNIKQCQTMSFIVHKPNAGRY; encoded by the coding sequence ATGAAAACTTTACCTAAAGAGAAGCGTTACGAAACTCTTTCCTACTTGCCCCCCCTCACCGATCAACAAATTGCTAAACAAATTCAATACATGATCGATCAGGGTTATATTCCTGCTGTGGAATTTGAAAAAGATCCCAAACCCGCGGATTATCATTGGACGATGTGGAAACTGCCTTTATTCTCTGTTTCTGGTCCCCAAGAAGTTCTTAATGAAGTTCGCGAGTGCCGCACCGAGTATTCTGATTGCTACATCCGCGTTATCGCTTTTGACAACATCAAACAATGTCAAACCATGAGCTTTATTGTTCATAAACCCAATGCCGGCCGCTACTAA
- the rcbX gene encoding RuBisCO chaperone RbcX: MYPKKVVQDTAKVLQSYLTYQAVRTIIDQLSETNPTLAIWLSHYTSSHSIQDGEAYIAGLMTENKELVLRIMTVREHLAEQVLEFLPEMVKTGIINDNTEHRRQLLERLTRTAISQPETSELNLDVDDLPNP, from the coding sequence ATGTATCCGAAAAAAGTTGTTCAAGATACCGCGAAAGTCTTACAAAGTTACCTAACTTACCAAGCGGTTCGCACGATTATCGATCAATTGTCAGAAACTAATCCGACTTTAGCTATTTGGCTGAGTCACTATACTTCTAGCCATTCCATTCAGGATGGCGAGGCCTATATTGCGGGGTTGATGACTGAGAATAAAGAGTTAGTTTTGCGGATCATGACGGTAAGAGAACATCTAGCCGAACAGGTTTTAGAGTTCTTGCCAGAGATGGTAAAAACGGGAATTATTAATGACAATACCGAACATCGTCGGCAACTTTTGGAACGTCTCACCCGTACTGCTATAAGTCAACCAGAGACATCGGAATTAAATCTCGATGTTGATGATCTACCCAACCCATAA
- a CDS encoding form I ribulose bisphosphate carboxylase large subunit, whose translation MVQAKSKGFQAGVKDYRLTYYTPDYTPKDTDLLACFRVTPQPGVPPEEAGAAVAAESSTGTWTTVWTDNLTDLDRYKGRCYDIEPVPNEDNQFFCFVAYPLDLFEEGSVTNILTSIVGNVFGFKALRGLRLEDIRFPVALIKTFQGPPHGITVERDKLNKYGRPLLGCTIKPKLGLSAKNYGRAVYECLRGGLDFTKDDENINSQPFMRWRDRFLFVQEAIVKSQAETNEVKGHYLNVTAPTCEQMMQRAEFAAEIKTPIIMHDYLTGGFTANTTLAKFCRDKGLLLHIHRAMHAVIDRQKNHGIHFRVLAKCLRLSGGDHLHSGTVVGKLEGERGITMGFVDLMREDYVEEDRARGIFFTQDYASLPGVMPVASGGIHVWHMPALVEIFGDDSCLQFGGGTLGHPWGNAPGATANRVALEACIQARNEGRSLAREGNDVIREACRWSPELAAACELWKEIKFEFEAMDTL comes from the coding sequence ATGGTGCAAGCCAAATCCAAAGGTTTCCAGGCCGGCGTAAAAGACTACCGACTGACCTACTACACCCCCGACTACACCCCCAAAGATACCGATCTACTAGCTTGCTTCCGGGTGACACCCCAACCCGGAGTTCCTCCGGAAGAAGCAGGTGCGGCAGTAGCGGCGGAATCTTCCACAGGTACCTGGACCACCGTTTGGACCGATAACTTAACCGACCTCGATCGCTATAAAGGTCGTTGTTATGATATCGAACCCGTACCCAACGAAGATAACCAGTTCTTCTGTTTCGTTGCCTATCCTTTAGATCTATTTGAAGAAGGTTCCGTCACCAACATCCTCACCTCGATCGTTGGTAACGTTTTCGGTTTCAAAGCTCTACGCGGTCTCCGTTTAGAAGATATCCGTTTCCCCGTCGCTTTAATCAAAACCTTCCAAGGTCCTCCCCACGGTATCACCGTTGAACGGGACAAATTAAACAAATACGGTCGCCCCCTACTCGGTTGCACCATCAAACCCAAACTCGGCCTTTCCGCTAAAAACTATGGTCGTGCCGTTTATGAATGTCTCCGCGGTGGTTTAGACTTCACCAAAGACGACGAAAATATTAACTCTCAACCCTTCATGCGTTGGCGCGATCGTTTCCTCTTTGTCCAAGAGGCGATCGTTAAATCCCAAGCAGAAACCAACGAAGTTAAAGGACATTACCTCAACGTAACTGCTCCTACCTGCGAGCAGATGATGCAACGGGCTGAATTCGCTGCCGAAATCAAAACCCCCATCATCATGCACGACTACCTCACCGGTGGTTTCACCGCTAACACCACCCTGGCTAAATTCTGCCGCGACAAAGGGTTACTGCTCCACATTCACCGGGCAATGCACGCGGTTATCGACCGTCAGAAAAATCATGGTATCCACTTCCGCGTTTTAGCTAAGTGCTTACGTCTCTCTGGTGGTGATCACCTGCACTCGGGAACCGTTGTCGGTAAACTCGAAGGTGAACGCGGGATCACGATGGGTTTTGTTGACCTGATGCGTGAAGACTATGTAGAAGAAGATCGCGCTCGTGGTATTTTCTTCACCCAAGACTACGCCTCCTTACCCGGGGTAATGCCCGTTGCTTCCGGTGGTATCCACGTTTGGCATATGCCCGCGCTGGTGGAAATCTTCGGTGACGATTCCTGCTTACAGTTCGGTGGTGGAACCCTCGGCCACCCCTGGGGTAACGCACCTGGTGCAACCGCTAACCGTGTGGCTCTGGAAGCTTGTATCCAAGCTCGTAACGAAGGACGCTCCTTGGCCCGCGAAGGTAACGACGTTATCCGGGAAGCTTGCCGTTGGAGTCCTGAACTGGCTGCCGCTTGCGAACTCTGGAAAGAAATCAAATTCGAGTTCGAGGCTATGGATACCCTCTAA
- a CDS encoding carbon dioxide concentrating mechanism protein → MSLPPVQPISRSEFYVNGDVTIDESAIVAPGVILRAAPNSQIIIGAGACLGMGTILTAYQGVIAIGAGAILGTGVLVVGRGEIGENACIGSTTTIFNASVAAMSLVPSGSLIGDTSRQITIEVSATRSEPERPPLPEPEPVVSQVSPVPSVEEVVAETVASPWDSEEMVAEASPAETREQASTTNRPNQASVVGKVYINQLLVTLFPERHRFNGNNNHNS, encoded by the coding sequence ATGTCCTTACCCCCCGTTCAACCTATTAGCCGCTCGGAATTCTATGTCAATGGTGATGTAACCATTGATGAGAGTGCGATCGTGGCTCCGGGGGTGATTCTCCGAGCAGCCCCCAATAGCCAAATAATTATCGGTGCGGGTGCTTGCCTGGGTATGGGAACAATTTTAACCGCCTATCAGGGTGTTATTGCTATCGGTGCGGGAGCAATTTTAGGTACAGGTGTTCTCGTCGTCGGTCGGGGTGAAATCGGTGAAAATGCCTGTATTGGGTCAACCACAACGATTTTTAATGCTTCTGTGGCAGCAATGTCACTCGTGCCGTCTGGCTCCCTGATCGGGGATACTTCCCGTCAAATTACCATCGAGGTGTCAGCGACCCGATCGGAACCGGAAAGACCCCCTTTACCGGAACCGGAACCCGTAGTCAGTCAAGTGTCCCCAGTCCCGTCAGTGGAGGAAGTGGTCGCTGAAACCGTGGCCAGTCCTTGGGATAGCGAGGAAATGGTCGCCGAGGCCAGTCCCGCGGAAACCAGAGAACAAGCATCTACTACTAACCGACCGAATCAAGCATCGGTGGTCGGAAAGGTCTATATCAATCAGTTATTGGTCACGCTATTTCCAGAACGTCATCGTTTTAATGGCAACAATAACCATAATTCTTGA
- a CDS encoding ribulose bisphosphate carboxylase small subunit: MVVRTTAASPKKRTKSPEETRIDESAKVHTFSNLSGAIEIGARVVIAPGTSIRADEGTPFHIGDDSKIQDGAIIHGLEKSRVVGDDGREYSVWIGRGSCITHMALIHGPAYVGDRCFIGFRSTVFNARIGADCIVMMHALVQDVEIPAGKFVPSGSVITSQQQADRLPDVTEIDRAFTRHIVDIDLAPSVPVKAHSPATPPPAAAINIANETLYRNSVTPMSLNTNIRAQVRSLLSQGYKIGIEYADKRRFKTSSWLSAGFIDGGREEQVSQSLEASLRDLQGEYVRLIGVDPAAKRRILEMIIQRPEDTPGEPARTTTAVHGGHGNGNGHSDLSVQVRSLLAQGLKIATEHADKRRFKTSSWLTGPAIETKSEAGIIRDIEAIVTENSDEYVRLIGIDPQAKKRVVEMIIHRPGSAPASNGSGKASSYSAPASNGASYSISGSLSGETIAQIRSLLAQGYKIGTEHADKRRFKTSSWQSCAPIESNRESEVITALEDCLREHSGEYVRLLGIDAKAKKRVLETVIQRPDGSVSSNGSSKTATVAEPSFKSSASSSSGGGTATLTSTLTAETIAQIRSLLNQGHKIGSEHADKRRFKTGSWQSCTPIESSRESDVVAALETCLRDHQGEYVRLIGIDSQAKRRVLESIIQRP, encoded by the coding sequence ATGGTCGTCCGCACAACGGCGGCTAGTCCGAAAAAGCGGACCAAATCCCCAGAGGAAACGCGCATAGACGAGAGTGCCAAAGTCCACACCTTCTCTAACCTCAGTGGCGCTATCGAGATCGGGGCGCGAGTGGTGATTGCTCCGGGGACTTCCATCCGCGCCGATGAAGGAACCCCCTTTCACATTGGCGACGACAGCAAAATTCAGGACGGAGCAATCATCCACGGTTTAGAAAAAAGCCGTGTGGTGGGAGATGACGGCCGAGAATATTCGGTGTGGATCGGCCGGGGCAGCTGTATCACCCACATGGCACTCATTCACGGGCCTGCCTATGTGGGCGATCGCTGTTTTATCGGTTTTCGCTCCACCGTCTTTAATGCCCGCATTGGTGCCGATTGCATCGTCATGATGCACGCCCTCGTTCAAGACGTGGAAATCCCCGCCGGGAAATTCGTGCCATCCGGTTCCGTGATCACCAGCCAACAACAGGCCGACCGCTTACCCGATGTCACAGAAATCGATCGAGCCTTCACCCGTCACATTGTCGATATCGACCTCGCCCCCAGCGTCCCGGTCAAAGCCCACAGCCCAGCGACTCCTCCACCGGCAGCCGCTATAAACATCGCTAATGAGACGCTATATAGAAATTCGGTGACACCTATGAGTTTAAATACAAACATTCGAGCGCAGGTTCGCTCCCTCCTCTCCCAAGGCTACAAGATCGGCATCGAATACGCTGACAAACGCCGCTTTAAAACCAGTTCTTGGTTAAGTGCCGGCTTTATCGACGGCGGCCGCGAAGAACAGGTATCCCAATCCCTAGAAGCCTCCCTGAGAGACCTGCAAGGCGAATACGTCCGCCTGATCGGAGTCGATCCCGCCGCTAAACGGCGCATACTGGAAATGATTATCCAGCGCCCCGAAGACACCCCGGGAGAACCGGCCCGCACCACCACCGCCGTCCACGGCGGTCATGGCAACGGTAACGGCCATTCCGACCTGTCCGTACAAGTGCGTTCCCTGCTGGCCCAAGGACTGAAAATCGCCACCGAACACGCGGATAAACGCCGTTTTAAAACCAGTTCTTGGTTAACCGGACCGGCGATCGAAACCAAGAGCGAAGCGGGCATCATTCGCGATATTGAAGCGATCGTGACTGAAAATAGCGATGAGTACGTCCGCCTGATCGGGATCGACCCGCAAGCGAAAAAACGCGTCGTCGAAATGATTATTCACCGCCCCGGCAGCGCCCCCGCTAGTAACGGCAGCGGCAAAGCCAGCAGCTACAGCGCCCCCGCTAGTAACGGAGCCAGTTATAGCATCAGTGGTAGCTTAAGTGGGGAAACGATCGCTCAAATTCGTTCCCTGCTCGCCCAAGGCTACAAAATCGGCACCGAACACGCGGATAAACGCCGGTTTAAAACCAGTTCTTGGCAGAGTTGCGCCCCGATCGAAAGTAATCGCGAATCCGAGGTAATTACTGCTTTGGAAGATTGTTTACGGGAACATAGCGGCGAATACGTCCGCTTACTCGGTATCGATGCTAAAGCCAAAAAACGAGTTTTAGAAACGGTGATCCAGCGTCCCGATGGTTCGGTGAGTAGTAATGGCAGCAGTAAAACCGCCACCGTTGCCGAACCGAGTTTCAAAAGCTCTGCTTCCAGTTCCTCCGGCGGCGGTACTGCCACTTTAACCAGTACCTTAACGGCGGAAACGATCGCTCAGATTCGTTCTTTATTGAACCAAGGTCACAAAATTGGCAGTGAACACGCGGATAAACGTCGTTTTAAAACCGGTTCTTGGCAAAGCTGCACCCCGATCGAGAGCAGTCGCGAATCCGATGTGGTGGCCGCTTTAGAAACCTGTCTGCGCGACCATCAAGGGGAATACGTTCGTCTGATCGGGATTGACTCCCAAGCGAAACGTCGTGTTCTCGAATCGATTATTCAACGCCCTTAA
- a CDS encoding EutN/CcmL family microcompartment protein yields the protein MQIAKVCGTVVSSLKPRSMTGVKLLLLQFIDAQGQLLPKYEVAGDIVGAGINEWVLVSRGGAARIEDGQNNRPLDAMVVGIIDTITVENRTLYSKRDEFRQSG from the coding sequence ATGCAAATTGCCAAAGTTTGCGGCACCGTCGTTAGCTCCCTGAAACCGCGCAGTATGACGGGAGTGAAACTTCTGCTTTTGCAATTCATCGACGCACAGGGGCAACTTTTGCCTAAATACGAAGTAGCGGGTGATATTGTCGGAGCGGGGATTAATGAATGGGTGCTAGTGTCCCGGGGAGGAGCCGCCCGTATCGAAGACGGACAGAACAATCGCCCCCTTGACGCGATGGTGGTGGGGATTATTGACACTATAACCGTAGAAAATCGCACCCTCTACAGCAAGAGGGACGAATTTCGTCAATCCGGTTAA
- a CDS encoding carbon dioxide-concentrating mechanism protein CcmK, whose translation MSIAVGMVETLGFPAVVEAADAMVKAARVTLVGYEKIGSGRVTVIVRGDVSEVQASVSAGTEAASNRVKGGQVLSTHIIARPHENLEYVLPIRYTEAVEQFRESVNPQPLRRI comes from the coding sequence ATGTCAATTGCAGTGGGCATGGTGGAAACCTTGGGTTTCCCGGCCGTCGTCGAGGCGGCTGATGCCATGGTGAAAGCCGCCCGCGTAACCCTAGTAGGTTACGAAAAAATTGGTAGTGGTCGCGTCACCGTCATCGTCCGGGGGGACGTTTCGGAAGTACAGGCCTCCGTATCGGCGGGGACAGAAGCGGCATCTAATCGTGTTAAGGGTGGTCAAGTCCTCTCGACCCACATCATCGCCCGTCCCCACGAAAACCTCGAATACGTTCTTCCCATCCGTTATACAGAAGCCGTGGAACAGTTTCGTGAAAGTGTTAACCCGCAACCTTTAAGACGAATCTAG
- a CDS encoding carbon dioxide-concentrating mechanism protein CcmK, translated as MPIAVGMIETLGFPAVVEAADAMVKAARVTLVGYEKIGSGRVTVIVRGDVSEVQASVAAGVENANRVNGGQVLSTHIIARPHENLEYVLPIRYTEEVEQFRSY; from the coding sequence ATGCCAATTGCAGTAGGAATGATTGAAACCCTAGGATTTCCCGCCGTTGTGGAAGCGGCCGATGCCATGGTCAAAGCCGCCAGGGTGACTCTAGTGGGTTACGAAAAGATCGGTAGTGGTCGCGTCACTGTCATCGTCCGGGGAGACGTTTCAGAAGTGCAAGCTTCTGTGGCTGCCGGAGTGGAAAACGCCAACCGGGTTAACGGAGGACAAGTGCTATCTACCCATATCATCGCTCGTCCCCACGAAAACCTCGAATACGTGCTGCCCATTCGCTACACCGAAGAAGTAGAGCAATTCCGCAGCTATTAA
- a CDS encoding Nif11-like leader peptide family natural product precursor, with product MSKNQVFDFFALAAKNEELGQKMRSTQDPQQLLEIARSQGFDFSLPELEAALKSLHESPDFFQKLAHAVLEVFSPNHDNYPSIGVQPYEGEIDR from the coding sequence ATGTCTAAAAATCAAGTGTTCGACTTTTTCGCCTTAGCCGCTAAAAACGAAGAATTGGGTCAAAAAATGCGCTCAACCCAAGATCCTCAGCAATTACTAGAGATAGCTCGCTCGCAAGGCTTCGATTTCTCCCTTCCTGAATTAGAAGCGGCACTCAAATCCTTGCACGAGAGTCCCGACTTTTTCCAAAAGTTAGCTCATGCAGTGTTAGAAGTTTTCAGTCCTAACCACGATAATTATCCCTCGATCGGTGTCCAACCCTACGAAGGTGAGATCGATCGCTAG
- the miaB gene encoding tRNA (N6-isopentenyl adenosine(37)-C2)-methylthiotransferase MiaB gives MNKSPRRYHITTFGCQMNKADSERMAGILEDLGFQWSEDANEADLILYNTCTIRDNAEQKVYSYLGRQAKRKQTQPDLTLIVAGCVAQQEGEQLLRRVPEVDLIIGPQHANRLGDLLQQVFDGSQVVATEPIHIMEDITKPRRDSNITAWVNVIYGCNERCTYCVVPGVRGVEQSRTPAAIRAEMAQLGQQGYQEITLLGQNIDAYGRDLPGVTASGRHLHNFTDLLYYVHDVAGIERLRFATSHPRYFTERLIKACQELPKVCEHFHIPFQSGDNDILKAMKRGYTQEKYRQIIANIRDLMPDAAISADAIVGFPGETEAQFENTLKLVDEIGFDQLNTAAYSPRPGTPAAIWDDQLSEQVKSDRLQRLNHLVATKAAERSQRYLGRIEEILVEDVNPKDASQVMGRTRGNRLTFFTGDIEELRGKFVKVKITEVRPFSLTGVIF, from the coding sequence ATGAATAAGTCCCCACGTCGTTACCATATCACCACCTTTGGTTGTCAGATGAATAAAGCTGACTCCGAACGCATGGCGGGTATTTTAGAAGATTTGGGGTTTCAATGGTCTGAGGATGCCAACGAAGCCGATTTAATCCTCTACAATACCTGTACAATTCGCGATAATGCCGAACAGAAGGTGTATTCCTATCTCGGTAGACAGGCTAAACGCAAACAAACTCAACCCGATCTTACTTTAATTGTCGCTGGCTGCGTGGCCCAACAGGAAGGGGAACAATTATTAAGACGGGTTCCCGAAGTGGATTTAATTATCGGTCCCCAACACGCAAACCGCTTGGGAGACTTATTACAACAAGTTTTTGACGGTTCCCAGGTGGTGGCCACCGAACCCATCCACATCATGGAAGATATCACCAAACCGCGCCGGGATAGTAATATTACCGCTTGGGTGAACGTCATCTATGGTTGCAATGAACGCTGTACCTATTGTGTGGTTCCGGGGGTGCGCGGGGTGGAACAATCTCGCACTCCTGCGGCAATTCGAGCAGAAATGGCACAATTAGGACAACAGGGTTATCAAGAAATCACCCTTTTAGGTCAAAATATCGATGCCTACGGACGGGATTTACCCGGAGTGACGGCAAGCGGCCGACATCTGCACAATTTTACCGATTTACTCTACTACGTTCACGATGTGGCCGGCATTGAACGTCTCCGTTTTGCCACCAGTCACCCCCGCTATTTTACCGAACGTTTGATTAAAGCTTGTCAGGAATTACCTAAAGTTTGTGAACATTTTCATATCCCTTTTCAATCGGGGGATAATGATATCCTCAAGGCCATGAAACGGGGCTATACTCAGGAAAAATACCGACAAATTATTGCTAATATTCGCGATTTAATGCCGGATGCTGCCATTAGTGCCGATGCGATTGTCGGATTCCCCGGAGAAACAGAGGCACAGTTCGAGAATACTTTAAAATTAGTCGATGAGATTGGTTTTGATCAATTAAATACGGCGGCCTATTCTCCCCGTCCCGGAACTCCTGCCGCTATTTGGGATGATCAATTAAGTGAGCAGGTAAAAAGCGATCGCTTACAAAGATTAAATCATTTAGTGGCCACAAAAGCCGCTGAACGTTCCCAAAGATATTTAGGCAGAATTGAGGAAATTTTAGTGGAAGACGTTAACCCTAAAGATGCTAGTCAAGTTATGGGAAGAACTAGAGGCAATCGCTTAACTTTCTTTACGGGAGATATTGAGGAATTGCGAGGCAAATTTGTTAAGGTTAAAATTACCGAAGTCCGTCCCTTTAGTTTGACGGGAGTGATCTTTTAA
- a CDS encoding DUF2358 domain-containing protein yields the protein MDIIAILQQDYQRFPLDQTYDIYADNVYFQDPLNQFRGIKRYREMIGFMSQWFQAIKMDVHAIEQQGNIINTRWTLHWITPLPWRPRIAISGRSELTLDDNNLIISHIDYWDCSRWDVLRQHLPFPGS from the coding sequence ATGGATATTATCGCTATTTTGCAGCAAGATTATCAAAGATTTCCCCTCGATCAAACCTATGACATTTATGCTGATAACGTTTATTTTCAAGACCCTCTCAATCAATTTCGGGGGATTAAACGCTATCGGGAAATGATTGGTTTTATGAGTCAATGGTTCCAAGCTATCAAGATGGATGTCCACGCAATTGAACAGCAGGGAAATATTATTAATACCCGTTGGACATTGCACTGGATAACTCCTTTACCTTGGCGGCCTCGTATCGCTATTTCTGGACGCAGTGAATTAACTCTCGATGACAATAATCTGATTATTTCTCATATCGATTATTGGGATTGTTCGCGCTGGGATGTGCTGCGTCAGCATTTACCTTTTCCCGGTTCTTAA
- a CDS encoding slr1306 family protein, with product MTVRLGKPILVTGIGITIAFTLGESLNSTLSEIGSWGIFGAIALGAGIWFWQKPNSKIDFPPPTPLSLEKVKQGISKAEKIINYLAKEDPHQDLTPLKTTLTQLNQEFSRQDLKIAITGARKTGKTALKKLLESGNFGESIAFLETEPLLTFDSTANQKKSLAADLVLYLINGDLTDSEWQILQQFDRMHQRVILLLNKQDRLPAETREEILLSLKQRLKETIPAHHILAIAAAPEPLKVRQHQSNGEIKEWTEPQTVVIAPLDNHLRQIIEQEKSELVLGTIWRQALELVKETKQLLNQSRRKKALPVIEQYQWIAATATFANPLAALDLVLAAATNAQMLVDLGAIYQQKMSLEQAKTAMTTLGKMMVQLGMVEVTTQALGTILKGNAITYIAGGTVQGIGAAYLTRLAGLSLVEYFQEQEINEQLNNDWNWTSLQDKVKQVWEQNQRLAFLQDFVKQTSARWSAFSG from the coding sequence ATGACGGTAAGATTGGGTAAACCGATTTTAGTGACGGGGATAGGCATTACCATCGCTTTCACCCTGGGGGAAAGTCTCAATAGTACACTGAGCGAAATTGGTTCCTGGGGTATTTTCGGTGCGATTGCTCTTGGTGCCGGTATCTGGTTTTGGCAAAAACCCAACTCGAAAATAGATTTTCCCCCCCCCACTCCCCTGAGTCTAGAAAAGGTTAAACAAGGGATTAGCAAGGCCGAGAAGATAATTAATTATCTGGCCAAAGAAGACCCCCATCAAGACTTAACCCCACTGAAAACCACTTTAACCCAATTAAACCAAGAATTTAGTCGCCAAGACCTGAAAATTGCCATTACCGGTGCGAGAAAAACTGGTAAAACTGCCTTAAAAAAACTACTAGAAAGCGGCAACTTTGGGGAATCTATCGCTTTTCTGGAAACGGAACCGCTTCTAACTTTCGATTCCACCGCTAACCAGAAAAAGTCCCTAGCAGCCGACTTAGTTTTGTATCTGATCAATGGGGATTTAACCGATTCCGAATGGCAAATCCTCCAGCAATTCGATCGAATGCACCAGCGTGTTATCCTGTTACTGAATAAACAGGATCGCTTACCCGCCGAAACCAGAGAAGAAATACTCCTTTCCCTAAAACAAAGACTGAAAGAAACTATTCCTGCTCATCATATTTTAGCCATAGCCGCTGCCCCCGAACCCCTAAAAGTTCGTCAACATCAAAGCAATGGAGAAATCAAGGAATGGACGGAACCCCAAACCGTGGTTATCGCTCCTTTAGACAATCATCTCCGACAAATTATCGAACAAGAAAAGTCCGAATTAGTTCTGGGAACTATCTGGAGACAAGCGCTCGAATTAGTCAAGGAAACCAAACAATTACTTAATCAATCCCGACGCAAAAAGGCTTTACCTGTTATCGAACAATACCAATGGATAGCCGCTACTGCCACTTTTGCTAATCCTCTCGCAGCCCTAGATTTAGTTTTAGCGGCAGCCACTAACGCTCAAATGTTAGTGGATTTAGGGGCAATTTATCAACAAAAAATGTCCCTCGAACAAGCAAAAACAGCCATGACTACCCTGGGGAAAATGATGGTACAATTGGGCATGGTAGAGGTGACAACCCAGGCATTGGGAACGATTCTCAAGGGAAATGCGATTACTTATATTGCCGGTGGTACAGTGCAGGGAATTGGAGCAGCCTATCTAACTCGTTTAGCTGGTTTAAGTTTAGTTGAATATTTCCAAGAACAGGAAATTAACGAGCAACTGAATAATGATTGGAATTGGACGAGTTTGCAGGATAAAGTTAAACAGGTCTGGGAACAAAATCAGCGCCTAGCATTTTTACAGGATTTTGTCAAGCAAACGAGCGCTCGTTGGTCGGCATTTTCTGGTTAA
- a CDS encoding IS630-like element ISMae22 family transposase has translation MINLEFTEEEKNSLYYERFHHPHPRVQLKMEVLWLKSQKIPHQKICQLAGISPNTLLTYLRDYQEGGIEKLKEINFYRPKSELESQRETLKKYFEKNPPATINEAVYRREELTGIKRSPTQVRKFLKSLGMKCLKIGSLPSKADPDEQEEYKEKKLEPRLNEAKEGKRAVFFVDAAHFVMGAFLGFVWCFERLFVKSPSGRKRFNVLGALNAITHEVILVTNDTYITATQVCELRSKIAALGLMIPITLVLDNARYQKCKIVEELALSLSIELLYLPSYSPNLNLIERLWKFVKKKCLYGKYYENFSDFSSAIYECLNDAHLKHKKELDSLLTLRFQKFNKSQIMNV, from the coding sequence ATGATTAACCTAGAATTCACGGAAGAAGAAAAGAACTCACTGTATTATGAAAGATTTCATCATCCCCATCCCCGGGTTCAACTGAAGATGGAAGTTCTCTGGTTAAAAAGCCAAAAGATACCGCACCAAAAAATTTGTCAGTTAGCAGGAATCTCGCCAAATACCTTATTAACCTATCTTCGAGATTATCAAGAGGGCGGAATAGAAAAATTAAAAGAAATCAACTTCTATCGCCCTAAAAGTGAATTAGAGTCTCAAAGAGAAACGCTCAAAAAATATTTCGAGAAAAATCCACCAGCCACAATAAATGAAGCTGTATATAGAAGAGAAGAATTGACAGGAATAAAACGAAGTCCTACCCAAGTGAGAAAATTCTTAAAATCCTTGGGAATGAAATGTTTAAAAATAGGTTCTCTTCCTTCTAAAGCTGACCCAGATGAACAAGAAGAATACAAAGAAAAAAAGCTAGAACCCAGACTAAATGAGGCTAAAGAAGGAAAAAGGGCTGTTTTTTTTGTTGATGCCGCTCACTTCGTCATGGGAGCATTTCTCGGTTTTGTTTGGTGTTTTGAGAGACTTTTTGTTAAGTCACCGAGCGGGCGTAAACGCTTCAATGTTTTAGGAGCATTAAATGCAATAACTCATGAAGTTATTCTGGTTACGAATGACACTTATATTACGGCAACTCAAGTCTGTGAACTCCGGTCAAAAATAGCTGCTTTAGGACTAATGATTCCCATCACTCTAGTCTTAGATAATGCCCGCTATCAAAAATGTAAAATTGTTGAAGAATTAGCTCTTTCTTTGTCAATAGAACTGCTCTATCTGCCGTCTTATTCACCTAATCTAAATTTAATTGAAAGGCTGTGGAAATTTGTCAAAAAGAAATGTTTATATGGTAAATATTATGAAAACTTTTCTGACTTTTCTTCAGCCATTTATGAATGTTTGAATGATGCCCATTTGAAACATAAAAAAGAACTGGATTCCTTGCTGACTCTACGATTTCAGAAGTTTAATAAATCTCAGATTATGAACGTCTAA